A portion of the Pseudoxanthomonas sp. JBR18 genome contains these proteins:
- the lepB gene encoding signal peptidase I → MVWFETILVVLTLLTGFIWLLDKLFLAKRRAAKAGLLDEEPVLVDYSKAFFPVLAIVLVLRSFVAEPYKIPSASMMPNLLIGDFILVNKFSYGLRLPITNTKFLPIGEPKRGDVVVFKPPMDPEHNWVKRIIGLPGDTISFTGNTLSVNGTPVKYKPLGTYSGRGLPPGSDRVTLLQEDLPGRTHTIYEDLGHYTGEGTWTVPADHYFVMGDNRDNSEDGRLWPDTHFLPEKDLRGKAFVIWLNCEGWFCKNGFDPSRIGHGIE, encoded by the coding sequence ATGGTCTGGTTCGAAACAATCCTGGTCGTACTCACCCTGCTGACCGGCTTCATCTGGCTGCTGGACAAGCTCTTTCTGGCCAAGCGCCGCGCCGCCAAGGCCGGCCTGCTGGACGAAGAGCCGGTGCTGGTCGATTACTCCAAGGCGTTCTTCCCGGTGCTGGCCATCGTGCTGGTCCTGCGCAGTTTCGTCGCCGAGCCCTACAAGATCCCCTCGGCCTCGATGATGCCCAACCTGCTGATCGGGGATTTCATCCTGGTCAACAAGTTCTCCTATGGCCTGCGCCTGCCGATCACCAACACCAAGTTCCTGCCGATCGGCGAGCCCAAGCGCGGCGATGTGGTGGTGTTCAAGCCGCCGATGGACCCGGAGCACAACTGGGTCAAGCGCATCATCGGTCTGCCGGGCGACACCATCAGTTTTACCGGCAACACCCTGTCGGTGAACGGCACGCCGGTGAAGTACAAGCCGCTGGGCACCTATTCGGGTCGCGGCCTGCCGCCGGGCAGCGACCGGGTCACCCTGCTGCAGGAGGACCTGCCCGGCCGGACCCACACCATCTACGAGGACCTGGGCCATTACACCGGCGAGGGCACCTGGACCGTGCCGGCGGACCACTATTTCGTGATGGGCGACAATCGTGATAATAGCGAGGACGGCCGCCTGTGGCCGGACACCCACTTCCTGCCGGAGAAGGATCTGCGGGGCAAGGCCTTCGTGATCTGGCTCAACTGCGAGGGGTGGTTCTGCAAGAACGGGTTCGATCCGTCGCGCATCGGGCACGGCATCGAGTGA
- the era gene encoding GTPase Era: protein MNIPQSHRSGSVAVIGRPNVGKSTLTNALVGAKVSITSSRPQTTRHRLLGIATFPQGQIVLVDTPGLHKQQGKYSASAMSRVMNRAARGALEGVDAGLLVIEAGRWDETDTLAYNVLSDTGIPVILVINKVDRLKDKSELLPFLAQVSEGRTFAAVHPISALKKNGLDALVRDVLAQLPEAPPMFGEDEITDRSERFLAGELVREQLMRQLGAELPYATTTEIEHFTVDGNMLRIGAVIWVERESQKAIVIGKGGARLKDIGSKARQQMEHLFDRKVFLETWVRVREGWSDDETALKAFGYE from the coding sequence ATGAACATTCCCCAGTCCCACCGCAGCGGCAGCGTCGCGGTCATCGGCCGTCCCAATGTCGGCAAGTCCACCCTGACCAATGCCCTGGTCGGCGCCAAGGTGTCGATCACTTCCAGCCGGCCGCAGACCACGCGCCACCGGCTGCTGGGCATCGCGACCTTCCCGCAGGGCCAGATCGTGCTGGTCGACACACCCGGCCTGCACAAGCAGCAGGGCAAATACTCGGCCTCGGCGATGAGTCGGGTCATGAACCGTGCCGCGCGTGGCGCCCTGGAAGGTGTCGATGCCGGCCTGCTGGTGATCGAAGCCGGGCGCTGGGACGAGACCGATACGCTGGCCTACAACGTGCTCAGCGACACCGGCATCCCGGTGATCCTGGTGATCAACAAGGTCGACCGGCTCAAGGACAAGTCCGAGTTGCTGCCGTTCCTGGCCCAGGTCAGCGAGGGGCGCACCTTCGCCGCCGTGCACCCGATCTCGGCGCTGAAGAAGAACGGCCTGGATGCCCTGGTGCGCGACGTGCTGGCGCAGCTGCCCGAAGCACCGCCGATGTTCGGCGAAGACGAGATCACCGACCGCTCCGAGCGCTTCCTGGCTGGCGAACTGGTGCGCGAGCAGTTGATGCGCCAGCTCGGTGCCGAGCTGCCGTACGCGACCACCACCGAGATCGAGCACTTCACCGTGGATGGCAACATGCTGCGCATCGGCGCGGTCATCTGGGTCGAACGCGAGAGCCAGAAGGCCATCGTCATCGGCAAGGGCGGCGCGCGGCTCAAGGACATCGGCAGCAAGGCGCGCCAGCAGATGGAGCACCTGTTCGACCGCAAGGTCTTCCTGGAAACCTGGGTGCGCGTGCGTGAGGGCTGGTCGGACGACGAGACCGCACTGAAGGCCTTCGGCTACGAGTGA
- the rlmD gene encoding 23S rRNA (uracil(1939)-C(5))-methyltransferase RlmD, with protein MARSPRIDKTPFELKIHDLSHDGRGVARRTPLVEGEPGKAVFVSGALPGERVLVEQTARSRHFDEARTLEVLEASPDRVTPRCPHFGTCGGCVLQHLDETKQIAAKQHTLLENLERIGHVTPGAVLPVLKEGSWGYRRKGRFSVRRVEKKGKTLVGFREQDPRFVADLRECHTLIPEIGFKIAALSALVDSLAGRADIPQIEFIAGDDVIAFVVRHLNPLVPEDLEKLTAFAKEEQFAIFLQPGGNHTVHPLWPAEVPLSFKLAPWDVELAFRPLDFIQVNAKLNEKMIAHAFALLDPQPGERVLDLFCGLGNFTLPLARLVGEVVGVEGEAGLVARAKDNAQRNGLDNAQFFAADLTQDQRGTPWMRAGFDKLLLDPPRSGAIDVLKQLPLKQFSRIVYVSCHPGSLARDAGYLVNECGFKLVSAGAMDMFPQTAHVESIALFER; from the coding sequence GTGGCCCGTTCCCCGCGCATCGACAAGACCCCGTTTGAACTGAAGATCCACGACCTGAGCCACGATGGCCGCGGCGTGGCCCGTCGCACGCCGCTGGTGGAAGGCGAGCCGGGCAAGGCCGTGTTCGTGTCCGGCGCTCTACCGGGTGAGCGCGTGTTGGTCGAGCAGACCGCGCGCAGCCGCCATTTCGACGAGGCGCGCACGCTGGAGGTGCTGGAGGCCTCGCCGGATCGCGTCACCCCGCGTTGCCCGCATTTCGGCACCTGCGGAGGCTGCGTCCTGCAGCACCTGGACGAGACCAAACAGATCGCCGCCAAGCAGCACACCCTGCTCGAAAACCTGGAGCGCATCGGCCACGTCACCCCCGGTGCGGTGCTGCCGGTGCTGAAGGAAGGCAGCTGGGGCTATCGCCGCAAGGGGCGCTTCTCGGTGCGCAGGGTGGAGAAGAAGGGCAAGACCCTGGTCGGCTTCCGCGAGCAGGACCCGCGCTTCGTCGCCGACCTGCGGGAGTGTCATACGCTGATCCCGGAGATCGGCTTCAAGATCGCCGCGCTCAGTGCGCTGGTCGACAGCCTGGCCGGGCGCGCGGATATCCCGCAGATCGAGTTCATCGCCGGCGACGACGTGATCGCCTTCGTCGTGCGCCATCTCAATCCGCTGGTCCCCGAGGACCTGGAGAAGCTGACCGCGTTCGCGAAAGAAGAGCAGTTCGCGATCTTCCTGCAGCCCGGCGGCAACCACACCGTGCATCCGCTGTGGCCGGCCGAGGTGCCGCTGTCGTTCAAGCTGGCGCCGTGGGACGTCGAACTCGCCTTCCGTCCGCTGGATTTCATTCAGGTCAACGCCAAACTCAACGAAAAGATGATCGCCCACGCCTTCGCACTGCTGGATCCGCAGCCGGGCGAGCGGGTGCTGGACCTGTTCTGCGGCCTGGGCAACTTCACCCTGCCGCTGGCGCGCCTGGTTGGCGAGGTGGTCGGCGTGGAAGGCGAGGCCGGCCTGGTCGCCCGCGCCAAGGACAACGCGCAGCGCAATGGCCTGGACAACGCGCAGTTCTTCGCCGCAGACCTGACCCAGGACCAGCGCGGCACGCCGTGGATGCGCGCCGGCTTCGACAAACTGCTGCTGGACCCGCCGCGCTCGGGCGCCATCGACGTGCTCAAGCAGCTGCCGCTCAAGCAGTTCTCGCGCATCGTGTATGTCAGCTGCCATCCGGGTTCGCTGGCGCGCGATGCCGGTTACCTGGTCAACGAATGCGGTTTCAAGCTGGTCTCGGCGGGGGCGATGGACATGTTCCCGCAGACCGCGCACGTCGAGTCGATCGCGCTGTTCGAGCGCTGA
- a CDS encoding DUF4845 domain-containing protein — translation MKRKQSGITLIGFLITLAVVGFAAYIGMKLFPMYEEFYSVKAAAKGLAEQPGSADMDPSRLEDFFFRRLDINYSENVKPENVNFKRIEGGWRMNVQYEVRRPIIGNLDVVGKFDTAQDIVRSGGGEG, via the coding sequence ATGAAGCGCAAGCAGAGCGGTATCACGCTGATCGGGTTTCTGATCACGCTGGCGGTGGTGGGATTTGCCGCATACATCGGCATGAAGCTGTTCCCGATGTACGAGGAGTTCTATTCGGTCAAGGCCGCCGCCAAGGGCCTGGCCGAACAGCCGGGTTCCGCCGACATGGACCCGTCACGTCTGGAGGATTTTTTCTTCCGTCGCCTGGATATCAACTATTCGGAAAACGTCAAACCGGAAAACGTCAACTTCAAGCGGATCGAAGGCGGTTGGCGGATGAATGTCCAGTACGAAGTGCGTCGTCCGATCATCGGCAACCTGGATGTCGTGGGCAAGTTCGACACCGCCCAGGACATCGTTCGGAGCGGTGGTGGCGAAGGCTGA
- a CDS encoding CYTH domain-containing protein: MAIEIERKFLVTNDGWRDAAHAVVPMAQGYLNDLGAVQSGAQKASVRVRVQGELAYLNIKSRELGHTRQEYEYPVPVADARALLELCVGGLVDKRRHLVRVGAHLWEVDEFLGENAGLLVAEIELASADEAFVRPDWIGAEVTDQSRYYNLALAAHPYARWSQGE, translated from the coding sequence ATGGCAATCGAAATCGAACGCAAGTTCCTGGTCACCAACGACGGCTGGCGCGACGCGGCGCATGCGGTCGTGCCCATGGCCCAGGGCTACCTCAACGACCTGGGCGCGGTGCAATCCGGGGCCCAGAAGGCTTCGGTCCGCGTCCGCGTCCAGGGCGAGCTGGCCTATCTCAACATCAAGTCGCGCGAACTGGGCCACACCCGGCAGGAGTACGAGTATCCCGTGCCGGTGGCCGATGCGCGCGCGCTGCTGGAACTGTGCGTGGGCGGCCTGGTCGACAAGCGCCGCCACCTGGTCCGGGTGGGCGCGCACCTGTGGGAAGTGGACGAGTTCCTGGGCGAGAACGCGGGGCTGCTGGTGGCCGAGATCGAGCTGGCCTCGGCCGACGAGGCCTTCGTGCGGCCGGACTGGATCGGCGCGGAGGTGACCGATCAGTCGCGCTACTACAACCTGGCGTTGGCCGCGCATCCCTATGCGCGCTGGTCCCAGGGCGAGTGA
- a CDS encoding cold-shock protein, producing the protein MPYGTVKWFNDAKGFGFIAPEDGSADVFAHHTAINAKGFRTLQEGQRVSYEVTQGPKGAQASNITPAT; encoded by the coding sequence ATGCCGTACGGTACCGTCAAATGGTTCAACGATGCCAAGGGCTTCGGATTCATCGCGCCGGAAGATGGCAGCGCCGATGTCTTCGCGCATCACACCGCGATCAACGCAAAGGGTTTCCGCACCTTGCAGGAAGGCCAGCGCGTGAGCTACGAAGTGACGCAGGGTCCGAAGGGCGCACAGGCGTCCAACATCACGCCGGCCACCTGA
- a CDS encoding hypoxanthine-guanine phosphoribosyltransferase translates to MSTTHTAPTIRQALANADLLVDRPTLDAAIATMADAIARDYAGEVPVYLTIMHGALPFAGQLALELGGRSLDLQFDYLHATRYRGETEGGELVWKHRPATALYGRRVLLVDDILDEGYTLLAVREWCLEQGATDVRIAAMTVKQHDRAVPGVKADYVGVQVPDRYVFGFGMDVHEHLRNLPAIYAMKEGA, encoded by the coding sequence ATGTCCACGACCCATACCGCCCCGACCATCCGCCAGGCCCTGGCCAATGCCGACTTGCTGGTCGACCGCCCCACGCTGGATGCCGCCATCGCCACCATGGCCGATGCCATCGCCCGCGACTACGCTGGCGAGGTGCCGGTGTACCTGACCATCATGCATGGCGCGCTGCCGTTCGCCGGGCAGCTGGCGCTGGAGCTCGGTGGCCGCAGCCTGGATCTGCAGTTTGATTACCTGCACGCCACCCGCTATCGCGGCGAGACCGAAGGTGGCGAGCTGGTCTGGAAGCATCGCCCGGCCACCGCGCTGTACGGCCGTCGCGTGCTGCTGGTCGACGACATCCTGGACGAGGGCTACACCCTGCTGGCCGTGCGCGAGTGGTGCCTGGAGCAGGGCGCCACCGACGTGCGCATCGCCGCGATGACGGTCAAGCAGCACGATCGCGCCGTGCCGGGCGTCAAGGCGGATTACGTCGGCGTCCAGGTTCCGGACCGCTACGTGTTCGGCTTCGGCATGGACGTGCACGAGCACCTGCGCAACCTGCCGGCGATCTACGCCATGAAGGAAGGCGCGTGA
- the recO gene encoding DNA repair protein RecO, producing the protein MQLDTVAFVLHARAWRETSLLVEVLTAEHGRLGVVARGVQGPKKHLLRAALQPLQHIRLQVQLRGELGRLVGAEALDAAPRLDGESTLAAFYVNELMLRLVPRQDPLPELFVAYAKVRARLAHGAALGWTLRRFERDLLEAIGVGLILDIDDTGAPIDPVARYHLDPELGPRRLLSERGGERQRAPSGQALLALASDTQPDATDLADLRRAMRQLLAHHLGPRGLKSWEMLGALPRTARAPGGAADR; encoded by the coding sequence ATGCAACTGGACACCGTCGCCTTCGTCCTGCATGCGCGTGCTTGGCGTGAGACCAGCCTGCTGGTGGAGGTGCTTACGGCCGAACATGGCCGCCTGGGCGTGGTCGCGCGCGGCGTGCAGGGCCCCAAGAAGCACCTGCTGCGCGCGGCGCTGCAGCCTTTGCAACACATTCGCCTGCAGGTCCAGCTGCGCGGCGAACTGGGACGGCTGGTCGGCGCCGAGGCGCTGGATGCCGCCCCGCGGCTGGATGGCGAATCGACGCTGGCCGCCTTCTACGTCAATGAACTGATGCTGCGCCTGGTGCCGCGGCAGGACCCGCTGCCCGAGCTGTTCGTGGCCTATGCCAAGGTCCGCGCGCGCCTGGCGCATGGCGCTGCGCTGGGCTGGACCCTGCGCCGCTTCGAGCGTGACCTGCTCGAGGCCATTGGCGTCGGCCTGATCCTCGACATCGACGACACCGGCGCGCCGATCGATCCGGTGGCCCGCTACCACCTGGATCCCGAACTGGGTCCGCGCCGCCTGCTCAGCGAGCGTGGCGGCGAGCGCCAGCGCGCGCCTAGCGGGCAGGCGCTGCTGGCTCTGGCCAGTGACACCCAACCCGATGCGACCGATCTGGCCGACCTGCGCCGCGCGATGCGCCAGCTGCTGGCGCATCACCTGGGACCGCGTGGCCTCAAATCCTGGGAGATGCTGGGGGCGCTTCCGCGCACGGCGCGGGCTCCCGGCGGCGCGGCCGATCGCTAA
- the rnc gene encoding ribonuclease III: MAAGADPIGHAFADPQLLAQALTHRSAGAPHNERLEFLGDGIVNLLIAEVLFQRWPKADEGALTRARAELVREASLATVARTLELGARLTMGPGEMKSGGHRRDSILADAVEAVIAAIYLDAGFEACRACVLPWFETALAALPVGKPEKDPKTRLQEWLQGRQKPLPVYELVCESGEEHARHFQVRCITSEPALSADGEGGSRRIAEQAAAAGVISQLPRR; this comes from the coding sequence TTGGCAGCCGGCGCTGACCCGATCGGCCATGCCTTCGCCGATCCGCAGCTGCTGGCCCAGGCGCTGACCCATCGCAGCGCCGGTGCGCCGCATAACGAGCGCCTGGAGTTCCTGGGCGACGGGATCGTCAACCTGCTGATCGCCGAAGTCCTGTTCCAGCGCTGGCCCAAGGCCGACGAAGGGGCACTGACCCGGGCGCGCGCCGAGCTGGTGCGTGAAGCCTCGCTGGCCACCGTCGCGCGTACGCTGGAGCTCGGGGCGCGCCTGACCATGGGCCCGGGCGAAATGAAGTCTGGCGGGCATCGACGCGATTCGATCCTGGCCGATGCCGTCGAGGCGGTCATTGCCGCGATCTATCTGGATGCCGGCTTCGAAGCCTGTCGCGCTTGCGTGCTGCCCTGGTTCGAGACCGCACTGGCGGCGCTGCCGGTCGGCAAACCGGAAAAGGACCCCAAGACCCGCCTGCAGGAGTGGCTGCAGGGCCGCCAGAAGCCCTTGCCGGTCTACGAACTGGTCTGCGAGAGCGGCGAGGAGCATGCGCGCCATTTCCAGGTGCGCTGCATCACCAGCGAGCCGGCACTGTCGGCCGACGGCGAGGGCGGCTCGCGCCGGATCGCCGAGCAGGCCGCCGCGGCCGGTGTCATCAGCCAGCTGCCGCGGCGCTAG
- a CDS encoding S-methyl-5'-thioinosine phosphorylase has protein sequence MSQRVDLAVIGGTGVYKLATLDDVETRHLDTPYGAPSGPVRVGTVLGKRVAFLARHGEGHSLPPHKINYRANLAALKQIGATRVLALNTVGGITERFGPRVLACPDQIIDYTWGRISTLCEEGGEVLHVDFGDPYTPMLRHKILAAARVTGVKVVEGGCYGATQGPRLETRAEIARMKRDGCDLVGMTGMPEAGLARELGLDYACLAIVANWAAGCGTGEEITMADVLANVDAASAGMAELVGELARG, from the coding sequence GTGAGCCAGCGTGTCGACCTGGCGGTCATCGGGGGCACCGGCGTCTACAAGCTGGCCACGCTCGATGACGTCGAGACCCGGCACCTGGACACGCCTTACGGGGCACCGTCCGGTCCGGTTCGGGTGGGCACGGTGCTGGGCAAGCGCGTGGCGTTCCTGGCCCGCCATGGCGAGGGGCATTCGCTGCCGCCGCACAAGATCAACTATCGCGCTAACCTGGCCGCGCTCAAGCAGATCGGCGCCACGCGCGTGCTGGCGCTCAATACCGTCGGGGGCATCACCGAGCGGTTCGGCCCGCGCGTGCTGGCCTGCCCGGACCAGATCATCGACTACACCTGGGGCCGCATTTCCACGCTGTGCGAGGAAGGGGGCGAAGTCCTGCACGTAGACTTCGGGGATCCCTATACCCCGATGCTGCGGCACAAGATCCTGGCCGCGGCGCGCGTGACCGGGGTCAAGGTGGTCGAAGGCGGCTGCTACGGCGCCACCCAGGGCCCGCGCCTGGAAACCCGGGCCGAGATCGCCCGCATGAAGCGCGACGGCTGCGACCTGGTGGGCATGACCGGGATGCCCGAGGCCGGCCTGGCGCGCGAGCTGGGCCTGGACTATGCCTGCCTGGCCATCGTCGCCAACTGGGCAGCCGGCTGCGGAACCGGTGAGGAGATCACCATGGCCGATGTCCTGGCCAATGTCGACGCGGCATCGGCCGGGATGGCCGAGTTGGTGGGGGAACTGGCGCGCGGGTGA
- a CDS encoding pirin family protein: MSIATESARILRTVRGQPTSDGAGVKLTRVIGTAQLPDLDPFLMLDEFGTDKAEDYIAGFPEHPHRGFETVTYMLDGRMRHRDNHGNEGLLTPGSVQWMTAGRGLVHSEMPEQESGRMRGFQLWVNLPAKDKLCAPKYQEFAPDSIPVATPARGVEIKVIAGAVGEVVGPIVQPATDPLYLDIRLEPGASWDTTLPTGHNVFAYAYEGAVTVGEGDDARPLDTQVLAVLGGGEALSLRAGTKGAQLILVAGRPLREPVMRHGPFVMNTKQELMQAFVDFQEGRF; the protein is encoded by the coding sequence ATGAGCATCGCAACCGAATCCGCCCGCATCCTGCGCACCGTGCGCGGCCAGCCCACGTCCGATGGCGCCGGGGTCAAGCTGACCCGGGTCATTGGCACCGCGCAATTGCCGGATCTGGACCCGTTCCTGATGCTGGACGAGTTCGGCACCGACAAGGCCGAGGACTACATCGCCGGTTTCCCGGAGCACCCGCATCGTGGCTTCGAGACGGTGACCTACATGCTCGATGGGCGCATGCGCCATCGCGACAACCACGGCAACGAAGGTCTGCTCACGCCGGGCAGCGTGCAGTGGATGACCGCGGGGCGCGGCCTGGTGCATTCGGAGATGCCCGAGCAGGAGTCCGGGCGCATGCGCGGTTTCCAGCTGTGGGTGAACCTGCCGGCCAAGGACAAGCTGTGCGCGCCGAAGTACCAGGAGTTCGCGCCGGACAGCATTCCGGTTGCCACGCCGGCGCGCGGGGTAGAGATCAAGGTGATCGCCGGTGCGGTGGGCGAGGTGGTCGGCCCCATCGTGCAGCCGGCGACCGACCCGCTGTACCTGGACATCCGGCTGGAGCCCGGCGCCAGCTGGGACACCACGCTGCCTACCGGCCACAACGTCTTTGCCTATGCCTACGAAGGCGCGGTCACGGTGGGCGAGGGCGATGATGCACGCCCCTTGGACACCCAGGTCCTGGCCGTGCTCGGGGGAGGCGAGGCGCTGTCGCTACGGGCCGGCACCAAGGGCGCCCAGCTGATTCTGGTGGCGGGCCGTCCGCTACGCGAGCCGGTGATGCGCCACGGACCATTCGTGATGAACACCAAGC
- a CDS encoding response regulator: MTSRILLVEDDATTAEFMRATLEDLPATVLLARSRAQALAQEGPFDLCLVDANLPDGRGEELLTRLRERQPGVPALAHTADHGQDTQAKLCAAGFAAVVVKPVRADVLRQAARDALAARPPVPVVEVRVCGNDLPAWDDTAALTALGGNPAHLDTLRGLFLQELDSQVVQIQHALDTADVATAHQLLHRLKASTGLVGAMRLRAATEALDAALPDLSGRGEFVAAWQASRMQD, translated from the coding sequence ATGACCTCACGCATCCTGCTGGTCGAGGACGACGCCACCACGGCCGAGTTCATGCGCGCCACCCTGGAAGACCTGCCCGCCACGGTGTTGCTGGCCCGTTCGCGCGCCCAGGCCCTGGCGCAGGAAGGGCCGTTCGACCTGTGCCTGGTCGATGCCAACCTGCCCGATGGCCGCGGCGAGGAGCTGTTGACGCGCCTGCGCGAACGGCAGCCTGGCGTCCCCGCGTTGGCTCATACCGCCGATCACGGCCAGGACACCCAGGCCAAGCTGTGCGCGGCCGGCTTCGCCGCCGTGGTGGTCAAGCCGGTCCGGGCCGACGTGCTGCGCCAGGCGGCGCGCGACGCGCTTGCGGCGCGCCCGCCCGTGCCGGTGGTGGAGGTCCGCGTCTGCGGCAACGACCTGCCGGCGTGGGACGACACAGCCGCGCTGACGGCGCTGGGCGGCAACCCGGCGCACCTGGACACCCTGCGTGGCCTGTTCCTGCAGGAGCTCGACAGCCAGGTCGTCCAGATCCAACACGCGCTGGATACCGCCGATGTCGCCACGGCCCACCAGTTGCTGCACCGACTGAAGGCCAGCACGGGACTGGTGGGCGCCATGCGCCTGCGCGCCGCCACCGAGGCCCTGGATGCCGCCCTGCCCGATCTGTCCGGCCGCGGGGAGTTCGTTGCCGCCTGGCAGGCCAGCCGGATGCAGGATTAG
- the nagZ gene encoding beta-N-acetylhexosaminidase: MLLIGIAGTELDAHEVDWLQHDAVAGVVLFARNFVSRQQVTELSAAIRAAAPRPVLITVDQEGGRVQRFREGYAALPPLETFGAQYGRDPDGALEQAREHAWLMASEVRASGVDLSFAPVVDLARGNRAIGNRAFHADPQVVAAFTRAYVRGMHDADMAATLKHFPGHGTVLEDTHFDIATDPRPLETLLAEDLVPFAAGIETGADAVMLAHVAYPAVTPEPAGYSSFWINEVLRGRFGFRGVVFSDDISMAAAHSAGGVAQRVALHLDAGCDVVLACQPDVVEDALRAVQGRALNTAALIGLIGRGPRAWEGLLADTRYDQAHARLPVSKGIA; the protein is encoded by the coding sequence ATGCTCTTGATCGGCATCGCCGGCACCGAACTGGACGCCCACGAAGTCGATTGGCTGCAGCACGACGCCGTGGCCGGCGTGGTCCTGTTCGCGCGCAATTTCGTCTCGCGCCAGCAGGTGACTGAATTGAGCGCCGCGATCCGTGCCGCCGCGCCGCGCCCGGTGCTGATTACCGTGGACCAGGAAGGCGGGCGCGTGCAGCGATTCCGCGAGGGCTATGCCGCGCTGCCGCCGCTGGAGACTTTTGGCGCGCAGTACGGGCGTGATCCGGACGGCGCGTTGGAACAGGCCCGCGAGCACGCCTGGCTCATGGCCAGCGAGGTCCGCGCCAGCGGGGTGGACCTGAGTTTCGCTCCCGTGGTTGACCTGGCCCGTGGCAACCGCGCCATCGGCAATCGCGCCTTCCACGCCGATCCGCAGGTGGTCGCCGCCTTCACCCGCGCCTACGTGCGCGGCATGCACGACGCCGACATGGCCGCCACGCTCAAGCATTTCCCCGGGCACGGCACCGTGCTGGAAGACACCCATTTCGACATCGCCACCGATCCGCGCCCGCTGGAGACCCTGCTCGCCGAGGATCTGGTGCCCTTCGCCGCCGGTATCGAGACCGGCGCCGACGCGGTGATGCTCGCGCACGTGGCCTATCCAGCCGTGACGCCCGAGCCGGCCGGATATTCGTCGTTCTGGATCAACGAGGTTCTGCGCGGGCGCTTCGGCTTTCGCGGGGTGGTGTTCTCCGATGACATCTCGATGGCCGCCGCGCACTCGGCCGGCGGCGTCGCCCAGCGCGTCGCCCTGCACCTGGACGCCGGCTGCGACGTCGTCCTGGCCTGCCAGCCCGATGTGGTCGAAGACGCCCTGCGGGCCGTGCAAGGCCGCGCACTCAACACCGCCGCACTGATCGGCCTGATCGGTCGCGGCCCACGCGCGTGGGAAGGCCTGTTGGCCGACACGCGTTATGACCAGGCGCACGCGCGCCTGCCTGTTTCCAAGGGAATTGCCTGA